A region from the Syntrophales bacterium genome encodes:
- a CDS encoding 4Fe-4S dicluster domain-containing protein: MESVDKNQKKNATEEQNIEEVPRVPIFIMGKRYDVPETLTIQKAMEYAGYQLIRGCGCRGGICGACGTVYRLPSSPKIEIGLACQTLVKPNMYLTQIPFFPANRAVYNIEEIQPVVDEIVRLYPEILKCMGCNTCTKSCPMDIEVMEYISAALRGDIAKAAEISFDCVMCGLCTARCPAELSQYNIGILCRRLFAKYLVPKSSHLAKRVEEIKAGKFKNMLAELKGMDKETLMKVYSEREIEPDLSPEYWEPADKSHL; encoded by the coding sequence ATGGAATCAGTTGATAAGAATCAGAAAAAAAATGCGACGGAAGAACAAAACATAGAGGAAGTTCCCAGGGTTCCTATCTTTATTATGGGCAAGAGGTACGATGTGCCCGAAACCCTGACCATCCAGAAGGCAATGGAGTATGCGGGTTATCAGCTTATCAGGGGGTGCGGGTGCCGGGGTGGTATCTGTGGGGCCTGTGGAACGGTCTACAGATTGCCGTCAAGTCCTAAAATTGAGATCGGGCTTGCCTGTCAGACCCTGGTAAAGCCCAACATGTATCTTACCCAGATCCCCTTCTTCCCGGCAAACAGGGCCGTTTACAATATAGAAGAGATTCAGCCTGTAGTGGATGAGATCGTAAGACTGTATCCGGAGATCTTAAAGTGCATGGGATGTAATACCTGCACTAAATCGTGTCCCATGGATATCGAGGTAATGGAGTACATCTCCGCGGCGTTGAGGGGCGATATTGCAAAGGCCGCAGAGATTTCCTTTGACTGCGTCATGTGCGGATTGTGTACCGCGAGATGTCCCGCCGAGCTTTCCCAGTACAATATCGGTATCCTTTGCCGGAGATTGTTTGCCAAATATCTGGTGCCTAAGTCTAGTCATCTGGCCAAAAGGGTGGAAGAGATCAAGGCGGGAAAGTTCAAAAACATGCTTGCCGAATTGAAAGGGATGGACAAAGAAACCTTGATGAAGGTTTATTCAGAACGGGAGATTGAACCTGATCTGTCTCCCGAGTACTGGGAACCGGCGGACAAGAGCCATCTGTAG
- the nrfD gene encoding polysulfide reductase NrfD, whose translation MDLSVLYNVPHEIPWKVYIPLYFYFTGLSAGSFILSSLSTVFGIKKYKPLALPAAIISFILLLVAPVCLILDLQQPLRFWHTLAPSFFNPKSVLSYGSWLLTLYPIANMIYIWFIFAKDDRMMKVLGTITVPLAIFVHAYTGFAFAVVRARTWWHSALMPGYFLTSAILSGVALLVIVAFVMDKFSEKKLSEEVFSDLYNMMIVIILVDLFWVMSFWFTLLLSNADGFASIITALHEPLYVWGEIVMGMLVPLFLLIFPPTRRSRAWVSLSAILVVVGVFIMRYSLVFIGFAVPLS comes from the coding sequence TTGGACTTGAGTGTTTTATATAACGTTCCCCACGAGATCCCTTGGAAGGTTTACATACCGCTTTACTTTTACTTCACCGGTTTGTCCGCCGGTTCCTTTATCCTCTCCTCCCTCTCCACGGTCTTCGGGATAAAGAAGTACAAACCTCTCGCCCTTCCGGCGGCGATAATATCCTTTATCCTGCTATTGGTGGCGCCCGTATGCCTGATACTTGACCTTCAGCAACCCCTGAGATTCTGGCATACACTGGCGCCTTCCTTCTTCAACCCCAAGTCCGTTCTCTCCTATGGTTCCTGGTTGCTTACCCTCTACCCCATCGCCAATATGATTTACATCTGGTTCATCTTTGCGAAGGATGACAGGATGATGAAGGTATTGGGGACAATTACCGTGCCCTTGGCCATATTTGTCCATGCCTATACAGGTTTCGCTTTCGCCGTGGTCAGGGCCAGGACCTGGTGGCATTCAGCCTTAATGCCGGGATATTTCCTGACCTCCGCAATTCTGTCGGGTGTTGCCCTCCTGGTGATTGTTGCCTTCGTGATGGATAAGTTCTCGGAGAAGAAACTGAGTGAGGAGGTCTTTTCCGACCTGTACAATATGATGATTGTCATCATCCTCGTTGACCTCTTCTGGGTGATGTCCTTCTGGTTTACCTTGCTACTTTCAAATGCCGATGGATTTGCCTCCATTATTACCGCCCTTCATGAACCCCTGTACGTGTGGGGGGAAATCGTCATGGGGATGCTGGTTCCGCTGTTTCTCCTGATTTTCCCCCCGACCAGGCGAAGCAGGGCATGGGTCAGCCTGAGCGCCATCCTGGTCGTCGTCGGCGTGTTCATTATGAGATATTCTTTAGTGTTTATAGGATTTGCGGTACCTTTAAGTTAA
- a CDS encoding cytochrome c3 family protein, which yields MKEQKKKKIDYRQLISLIKGLLSDKVLGRKLGFGLIGILVIGMFASFLALSRTVGGGDIKYTAKGSPGPVTFSHLSHTKGKKAKYQCEDCHENPFNTEAHSGFIIQLFKDSDRVVRIGRESHRVMMAPAGMDGEAGKIIEVERAERLCASGECHNGRESFSKLECLKCHQRR from the coding sequence ATGAAAGAACAAAAGAAAAAGAAGATAGACTACCGTCAATTGATCAGCCTGATTAAAGGTCTCCTCTCTGACAAAGTCCTGGGACGTAAATTGGGCTTTGGATTGATTGGTATCCTCGTCATAGGCATGTTTGCCTCTTTCCTGGCATTATCGAGGACCGTCGGCGGTGGAGATATTAAATATACGGCAAAGGGCTCCCCCGGCCCTGTAACCTTCAGCCATCTTTCCCACACAAAGGGCAAAAAGGCAAAGTATCAGTGTGAAGACTGCCATGAGAATCCTTTCAACACGGAGGCTCACTCTGGATTTATTATCCAGTTGTTTAAGGACTCAGACAGGGTGGTAAGGATAGGTAGGGAAAGTCATCGTGTCATGATGGCGCCTGCCGGCATGGACGGGGAGGCAGGTAAAATAATAGAAGTTGAAAGGGCAGAGAGACTCTGTGCAAGTGGCGAATGCCATAACGGCAGGGAATCTTTCAGTAAATTGGAATGTCTTAAGTGTCACCAGAGGCGATAA
- a CDS encoding FAD-binding protein yields the protein MPYPPELKRLIKIVEKTRPRRVEQKKMGQEFPALSLAEREERLKYHPDYREDARRPIRIGPSKGYAVSTEMVDLLESKSRVDPDRVDLSTIDYETDVLVIGGGGTGTAAALLAQEQGAKVIITTKLRHGDANTMMAEGGIQAATQGWKDSPYYHYVDALGGGHFVNIPELVETLVTEAPIVIKWLEDLGTMLSKLPDGTLRPIHGGGTSRKRMHSAGDITGAEIMRTIRDEARNRVQDIKVLEFSPVVELILNEHGHCAGAILYNMETEEYHLVKAKAVVLATGGYGRLHIGGFLTTNHYGATADGLVLGYRIGVKLAFLHTVQYHPTGVVFPEQAEGILITEKFRGSGANVLNIEGEQFVYEREPRDVESASFIRECTDVGKGIPTPTGKVGVWLDSPMIDLLSGEGTVLREFPGKYILFKRYDIDITKEPMLVYPTLHYQNGGLEYTATCETTVPGFFCAGEVTGGVHGENRLMGNSLLDVLVFGRIAGRSAAIYAKEKAREGRLTLDHVRTYHRELEKAGIITDRISPMLLPDYSNPEVRKRQWTSHYQGTLL from the coding sequence ATGCCATATCCACCAGAATTGAAGAGACTGATCAAGATTGTGGAAAAGACAAGACCGAGAAGGGTTGAACAGAAAAAGATGGGCCAAGAATTCCCTGCTCTGTCCCTGGCGGAGAGGGAGGAGAGGTTGAAATACCATCCGGACTACAGGGAAGATGCAAGAAGGCCAATCAGGATAGGCCCCAGTAAAGGGTATGCCGTATCCACCGAGATGGTTGACCTCCTTGAGTCGAAGAGCAGGGTTGACCCGGACAGGGTTGATCTTTCTACAATAGATTACGAAACCGACGTTCTCGTCATCGGTGGAGGGGGAACCGGTACAGCAGCAGCCCTTTTAGCTCAGGAGCAGGGGGCAAAGGTTATTATCACTACGAAGCTGCGACACGGGGACGCCAACACCATGATGGCAGAGGGCGGTATCCAGGCGGCAACCCAGGGCTGGAAGGATTCACCGTACTACCACTACGTGGACGCCCTCGGGGGAGGACACTTTGTGAATATCCCGGAGTTAGTGGAGACCCTCGTGACAGAAGCCCCTATCGTTATCAAATGGCTCGAGGACCTGGGAACGATGCTGTCAAAATTACCCGATGGCACGCTCCGACCCATCCATGGGGGAGGGACATCGAGAAAACGGATGCACTCTGCGGGTGATATAACCGGGGCCGAGATCATGCGGACGATCAGGGATGAGGCGAGAAATCGTGTCCAGGACATAAAAGTGCTGGAGTTCTCTCCCGTAGTGGAACTGATCCTGAATGAACACGGCCATTGTGCGGGAGCGATACTCTACAATATGGAGACGGAAGAATACCATCTCGTCAAGGCAAAAGCCGTCGTCTTGGCAACGGGCGGTTACGGGAGATTACATATCGGAGGATTCTTGACCACCAATCATTACGGCGCCACTGCCGATGGACTCGTCCTGGGTTACAGGATCGGCGTTAAACTCGCCTTCCTGCACACGGTACAGTACCATCCTACCGGGGTGGTATTTCCCGAACAGGCGGAAGGTATTCTGATCACCGAGAAGTTTCGCGGGTCAGGGGCCAATGTCTTGAATATCGAGGGGGAACAGTTTGTCTATGAAAGGGAACCACGGGATGTGGAATCGGCCTCCTTCATCCGGGAATGCACCGATGTAGGAAAGGGGATTCCTACACCAACGGGAAAGGTTGGCGTCTGGCTGGATTCCCCGATGATAGACCTTCTGTCCGGGGAAGGAACAGTATTAAGGGAATTTCCCGGCAAATACATACTCTTCAAGAGATATGACATTGACATTACCAAAGAGCCAATGCTCGTCTATCCGACCCTTCATTATCAAAACGGGGGGTTGGAGTACACGGCAACATGTGAAACCACTGTCCCCGGATTCTTCTGCGCGGGAGAGGTGACAGGAGGGGTCCATGGAGAAAACCGCCTCATGGGCAATTCTCTTCTCGATGTCCTGGTTTTCGGGAGGATCGCCGGGAGAAGCGCCGCTATCTATGCAAAGGAGAAGGCAAGGGAGGGAAGGTTGACTCTGGATCACGTAAGGACATATCACAGGGAACTGGAGAAGGCTGGTATTATCACCGACAGGATTTCGCCCATGCTTCTTCCCGATTACAGTAACCCGGAGGTGAGGAAGAGACAATGGACATCCCATTACCAGGGAACACTTCTCTAA
- a CDS encoding NAD-dependent epimerase/dehydratase family protein codes for MKLFITGGAGYIGSHVVKALGEKEHEIIVYDNLSTGHDWAMLFPSKT; via the coding sequence ATGAAACTTTTTATCACCGGCGGCGCCGGATACATCGGTAGTCATGTTGTTAAAGCTCTGGGAGAGAAGGAACACGAGATTATCGTATACGATAATCTTTCCACTGGTCATGATTGGGCTATGCTTTTCCCTTCAAAAACGTGA
- the larE gene encoding ATP-dependent sacrificial sulfur transferase LarE, translating into MEREAKRKKLRGILEEMDNVIVAFSGGVDSAFLLKMAVDVIGKSKVLAVTALSPTYPAWEREESRGLARALGARQIFIATEELDKDDFAANPPERCYFCKQELFSRLLEILAKEGANYILDGTNCDDLGDFRPGRKAAEELGVRSPLLEAGMIKEDIRFFSREMGLSTWNKPACTCLSSRFPYGTRITREKLAQVERGEDYLRSLGFGQFRLRHHGAMACIEINREQFPTMMEKAEEVVGELKAAGFTYVAMDLEGYRTGSMNETLPVRGQAS; encoded by the coding sequence ATGGAGCGAGAAGCTAAGCGGAAAAAGCTGCGCGGAATCTTGGAGGAGATGGATAATGTCATAGTTGCCTTTTCCGGCGGGGTGGACAGCGCCTTTCTGCTCAAGATGGCGGTGGATGTCATAGGCAAGAGCAAAGTGCTGGCCGTGACGGCCCTGTCGCCTACCTATCCTGCATGGGAACGGGAGGAATCCCGTGGACTGGCCCGCGCCCTCGGGGCAAGGCAGATATTCATTGCCACGGAAGAACTGGACAAGGATGATTTTGCCGCTAACCCGCCGGAGCGCTGCTATTTCTGCAAGCAGGAATTGTTTTCCCGGCTACTGGAGATTTTAGCAAAAGAGGGGGCAAATTATATCCTCGACGGAACGAATTGCGATGATTTAGGCGATTTTCGTCCCGGCAGGAAAGCGGCAGAGGAACTTGGGGTGCGCAGTCCCCTCCTGGAGGCCGGTATGATTAAAGAGGATATACGTTTTTTTTCCCGGGAGATGGGACTTTCTACGTGGAACAAGCCGGCCTGCACCTGTCTCAGCTCCCGTTTCCCCTACGGGACAAGGATAACAAGGGAGAAACTGGCTCAGGTAGAGCGGGGGGAGGATTACCTCCGTTCCCTCGGCTTCGGGCAATTCCGTCTGCGCCACCACGGGGCGATGGCATGCATCGAGATAAATCGGGAACAGTTCCCGACGATGATGGAAAAGGCGGAGGAAGTGGTGGGCGAACTCAAGGCTGCCGGGTTCACTTATGTGGCAATGGATCTGGAAGGCTACCGGACAGGAAGCATGAACGAGACCCTTCCGGTCAGGGGGCAGGCGTCATGA
- a CDS encoding molybdopterin-dependent oxidoreductase produces MKITRREFIRTATILGGSAYLSGCHLLKSEEVPLDIMGAAASDPLETTLGIESIYSVCQMCEGNCGLRARIREGVLVKLDGNPYHPNSMEPHIFYSTGAKDALRYTGSLCVKGQAGIQTIYDPYRIKAPLKRIGERGSGKWKTISWDEAITEIAEGGNIFGEGKVEGLRGIRDTETPIDRNAPELGARANQFVFLSGRLELGSRMFISRFMNAYGSVNGGIDDTSIRESSHRMGFKLTFDENHDHLKPDILNTSFLVLFGSSPLDSGVPLQTVARKLMKAKVGAEGGSEALQEAGYEEKFKGKYKTFKWVVVDPILSNSASLADQWIPVKPGTDAALALGMMRWIMENKAYDLKFLENTSQKAAQRDGEESWTNAACLVRMDNGELLKRGGKPCVWSGGRAELADNALHGELEVEAKVNNIPCKSVFQLLKERVYQRDIKEYARICGIESSVIEKLAEEFVSYGKRAVADFYGGAVQHANGAYTARTIIALNLLVGNIDKKGGLIIGGGAWGESLDTQEGLYALKTVNDNVKPSGIRIDRAGHRYEDTREFREKGYPSKRPWFPLVPDWGVFQEVIPGIAEGYPYPIKALLLYRANPSYSVPAMRDIVSDTLRDTKKVPLLIAIDSEITETNLYADYILPDTTYLERWDICSVPPVVATRTIGIRQPVVGNIDQKTGGYKPVIPTTMTMEDILIRIAGKLGLPGFGNNAFGSGQPLSTAWDFYKRAIAGMVGGEAGQDVPGLTEDEKVQYALVRGGRFEAYDMAYQGDRPRRVYGGLCQLYNEELSMTRDSMTGKPYDGLPKYEPITDSAGNELRDDSYPFQLVTYRFAFHSEMRTAANRWLLEILPENYILINPRDARPLGIKNGDKVKITSPNAAKGIEGKAAVREGIRPGVVGIPHGFARWGLGAKPVEIDGKNMGNDPTRGAGIPLTPLLRLDPFLKNVCLEDKIGANASFNDTRVKVVKI; encoded by the coding sequence ATGAAGATAACCAGGCGTGAGTTCATCAGGACAGCGACGATCTTAGGTGGGAGCGCCTATCTCAGCGGATGCCATCTGTTGAAGTCGGAAGAAGTGCCCTTGGATATCATGGGGGCAGCCGCATCTGATCCTCTCGAAACCACCCTGGGGATAGAAAGTATCTACAGCGTCTGCCAGATGTGCGAGGGTAACTGCGGGCTCAGGGCAAGGATCAGAGAAGGTGTTCTGGTCAAGCTCGACGGAAATCCCTACCATCCAAATTCCATGGAACCTCATATTTTCTATAGTACAGGCGCCAAAGATGCCCTCAGATATACCGGTTCCCTTTGCGTAAAGGGCCAGGCGGGCATCCAGACAATATACGACCCGTACCGTATCAAAGCGCCTCTAAAGAGGATAGGCGAGAGGGGATCCGGCAAGTGGAAGACGATAAGCTGGGATGAGGCCATTACGGAGATTGCAGAGGGGGGAAACATCTTCGGAGAGGGAAAGGTAGAAGGTCTTAGAGGGATCAGGGATACGGAAACCCCGATAGATAGAAATGCGCCGGAGTTGGGTGCCAGGGCGAATCAATTTGTCTTTTTGAGCGGAAGACTGGAGTTGGGAAGCAGGATGTTTATCTCCAGATTTATGAATGCCTATGGTTCCGTAAATGGGGGGATAGATGATACCAGTATCAGGGAGTCAAGCCACCGGATGGGGTTCAAATTGACCTTTGATGAAAACCACGATCATTTAAAGCCCGATATACTCAACACAAGTTTTCTCGTTCTCTTCGGCTCCTCACCTCTGGATTCCGGTGTTCCTCTCCAGACCGTCGCCCGGAAGCTGATGAAGGCAAAGGTTGGCGCCGAGGGGGGATCAGAAGCCCTGCAGGAGGCAGGATACGAAGAAAAGTTTAAGGGTAAGTACAAAACTTTTAAGTGGGTGGTGGTGGATCCGATCTTGTCGAATTCCGCTTCCCTGGCCGACCAGTGGATACCTGTAAAGCCGGGTACCGATGCCGCCCTTGCCTTGGGGATGATGCGATGGATCATGGAGAATAAGGCCTATGATCTCAAATTTTTGGAGAATACCTCCCAAAAGGCGGCACAGAGGGATGGAGAGGAAAGCTGGACCAATGCCGCCTGCCTCGTCCGTATGGACAATGGAGAGCTACTGAAGAGAGGCGGCAAGCCCTGCGTCTGGTCGGGGGGAAGGGCGGAGTTGGCCGACAACGCCCTGCACGGTGAATTAGAGGTGGAGGCGAAGGTAAACAATATCCCCTGCAAGTCTGTTTTTCAACTCTTGAAAGAGAGGGTCTATCAGAGGGACATAAAAGAATATGCCCGGATATGCGGTATTGAATCTTCTGTCATAGAGAAATTGGCCGAGGAGTTTGTCTCGTACGGCAAGAGGGCGGTTGCCGATTTCTATGGCGGGGCGGTTCAGCACGCAAATGGCGCCTATACCGCGCGGACGATCATTGCTCTCAACCTCCTTGTGGGAAACATAGATAAAAAGGGGGGTCTCATCATCGGGGGAGGCGCATGGGGGGAATCTCTCGACACACAGGAGGGCCTGTATGCGCTAAAAACCGTCAACGATAATGTTAAACCCTCGGGGATCAGGATTGACAGGGCCGGGCACAGATATGAAGACACAAGAGAATTCAGGGAAAAGGGATATCCGTCAAAGAGGCCGTGGTTTCCTCTTGTCCCTGACTGGGGAGTATTCCAAGAGGTAATCCCCGGTATCGCCGAGGGGTATCCCTACCCCATCAAGGCGTTACTGTTGTACAGGGCCAACCCCTCCTACTCGGTCCCCGCAATGAGAGATATCGTCAGCGACACACTCCGGGACACCAAAAAGGTTCCCCTTCTCATCGCGATAGACTCCGAGATCACGGAAACAAATCTTTATGCAGACTACATCCTGCCCGATACAACTTACTTAGAGAGATGGGACATCTGCAGCGTGCCGCCGGTCGTTGCTACCAGGACGATAGGGATAAGGCAGCCTGTCGTGGGGAATATTGACCAAAAGACAGGCGGGTACAAACCGGTTATCCCGACCACCATGACGATGGAGGATATCCTGATCAGAATAGCAGGGAAGTTGGGCCTTCCCGGCTTCGGGAATAATGCCTTCGGCAGCGGGCAACCGTTAAGTACGGCCTGGGATTTCTATAAAAGGGCGATTGCCGGCATGGTCGGGGGCGAGGCGGGACAGGATGTGCCGGGGCTTACGGAAGATGAGAAGGTGCAGTATGCCCTTGTCAGGGGGGGAAGATTTGAGGCCTACGATATGGCCTATCAGGGAGACCGTCCCCGCCGTGTGTACGGCGGCCTCTGTCAGCTCTATAACGAAGAGCTATCCATGACAAGGGACTCGATGACAGGGAAACCCTACGATGGACTTCCTAAATATGAGCCTATCACGGATAGCGCGGGTAACGAGCTGAGAGACGATTCTTATCCCTTCCAGTTAGTAACTTACAGATTCGCCTTCCATTCCGAAATGAGGACTGCCGCCAACAGGTGGCTCCTCGAGATCCTGCCGGAGAATTACATCCTTATAAACCCCCGTGACGCCCGTCCCCTCGGGATAAAGAACGGCGATAAGGTAAAGATAACATCGCCCAATGCAGCAAAAGGGATAGAGGGAAAGGCCGCGGTAAGGGAAGGTATCAGACCGGGTGTGGTAGGGATTCCCCATGGTTTTGCGAGATGGGGTCTGGGAGCAAAGCCGGTAGAGATAGACGGGAAAAATATGGGAAACGATCCCACCAGGGGTGCAGGAATTCCTCTCACCCCGCTGCTGAGGCTCGACCCCTTCCTGAAAAATGTCTGCCTGGAAGACAAGATCGGGGCAAACGCTTCCTTTAACGATACGAGGGTGAAGGTAGTAAAGATTTAA
- a CDS encoding 4Fe-4S dicluster domain-containing protein, giving the protein MGKKTKKWGMVIDQRKCVGCHTCTVACKSENNVPLGYWRSWMKGIQKGTYPNVKNFFLRRLCNHCDNPPCVDVCPVQATVKRADGLVTMYYGKCIGCGMCIAACPYDARFFNPVRRTADKCSFCAHRIDANLLPACVTSCIGRAITFGDLNDPKSEVAKLIAANATVVIKPELGTLPKVFYIAPDKDLLGRIKLSESYPEAIEEYEKTITGKLSDYWKR; this is encoded by the coding sequence TTGGGAAAGAAGACGAAAAAATGGGGGATGGTGATAGACCAGCGTAAATGCGTGGGTTGCCATACATGCACCGTAGCCTGTAAGAGTGAAAATAATGTCCCCCTCGGCTACTGGCGTTCATGGATGAAAGGTATCCAGAAGGGGACGTATCCGAATGTGAAGAACTTCTTTTTGAGGAGGCTCTGCAACCATTGCGATAATCCGCCCTGCGTGGATGTGTGTCCTGTTCAGGCAACTGTCAAGAGAGCCGATGGTTTAGTCACGATGTACTACGGCAAATGTATCGGCTGCGGGATGTGTATTGCGGCCTGTCCCTACGATGCAAGATTCTTCAATCCCGTCAGACGCACGGCGGATAAATGCAGCTTCTGCGCCCACAGGATAGACGCAAACCTGCTCCCCGCATGTGTAACATCCTGCATCGGTAGAGCCATTACCTTCGGCGACTTAAACGACCCGAAAAGCGAGGTAGCAAAGTTAATTGCCGCAAATGCCACCGTGGTAATCAAGCCGGAACTGGGAACTCTTCCCAAGGTTTTCTACATCGCCCCGGATAAGGACTTGCTGGGGCGGATAAAGCTCTCCGAAAGTTACCCTGAGGCAATCGAGGAATACGAGAAGACGATCACCGGTAAGCTTTCTGATTACTGGAAGAGATAA
- the larB gene encoding nickel pincer cofactor biosynthesis protein LarB, with product MNEKRLREILLGIREKRLNIDEAVEGLKQLPFYDLGFAKIDSHRELRQGFPEVVYCAGKTTEQVVTIVRDLAEKTDHNILATRAVREVYEAVAAEVAGAEYHDIARFIIIRRGSQEKRGCIVVLSAGTSDMPVAEEAALTAEAMGNKVERVYDVGVAGIHRLFNYRDKLLAARVLIAVAGMEGALPSVVSGLVDKPVIAVPTSVGYGASFGGLAALLAMLNSCASGVSVVNIDNGFGAGYQASLINSLGDSPV from the coding sequence ATGAACGAAAAGCGCTTGCGTGAGATTCTCCTCGGTATCAGGGAAAAGAGGCTAAATATAGACGAGGCAGTGGAAGGGTTGAAACAACTGCCTTTTTATGATCTGGGTTTTGCCAAGATCGATTCCCATCGCGAGCTCCGGCAAGGTTTTCCTGAAGTTGTCTATTGCGCGGGAAAAACGACGGAGCAGGTTGTGACCATTGTCCGGGATCTGGCGGAGAAGACGGATCACAACATCCTGGCGACGAGGGCCGTCCGGGAAGTTTACGAAGCCGTGGCTGCGGAAGTCGCCGGCGCCGAATACCACGATATTGCCCGGTTTATTATTATAAGGCGCGGCAGTCAGGAAAAACGTGGATGTATCGTGGTGCTTAGTGCGGGCACGTCGGATATGCCGGTGGCGGAAGAAGCGGCCCTTACGGCAGAGGCGATGGGTAACAAGGTGGAACGTGTCTATGATGTAGGCGTGGCTGGCATTCATCGGCTTTTTAATTACCGGGACAAGTTGCTTGCCGCGCGTGTTCTGATTGCCGTTGCCGGTATGGAAGGCGCACTGCCCAGCGTGGTGAGCGGCCTTGTGGATAAACCGGTGATCGCCGTGCCGACGAGCGTTGGTTACGGCGCCAGTTTCGGAGGATTAGCCGCACTGCTTGCCATGTTGAACAGTTGTGCCAGCGGTGTATCTGTAGTCAATATTGACAACGGTTTCGGGGCCGGTTATCAGGCCAGCCTTATCAACAGCCTGGGGGATAGCCCGGTATGA
- the larC gene encoding nickel pincer cofactor biosynthesis protein LarC, giving the protein MKIAYFHCFAGAAGNMILGALLDAGLSLEKLQADLEKLPFKGFRLEMGRVSKHGIYGTKLKVIVEDNKTHRRLKDIKAIISGSALPEAIREKSIRIFTRLAEAEAKVHGITADEIIFHEVGATDAIVDVVGAAIGLWRLGIEEAYASPVNVGSGLAQSAHGVIPVPGPATMELLQGVPVYSQGVEKELTTPTGAAILTTCCSAFGDIPPMRVIVSGYGAGDHDLAIPNLLRVTIGEKLSGNSPAAGAMTEGGYHQAPALMLEANIDDMNPEFYDYLISELLEAGAMDVFLQTIQMKKNRPAVTLCVLIGPEDLDKFGKRIFAETTTLGFRVYPVTKYMLPYETIALKTSLGHARVKIVRRQGKICNVAPEYEDCRKLARENKIPLKEVYDRIKCETHLLCQYK; this is encoded by the coding sequence ATGAAAATCGCCTATTTTCACTGTTTTGCCGGTGCCGCCGGCAATATGATCCTGGGTGCTCTGCTGGATGCGGGTCTTTCCTTAGAAAAACTCCAGGCGGATCTGGAAAAGCTTCCTTTCAAGGGTTTCCGTCTGGAGATGGGGCGGGTGTCAAAACATGGCATCTACGGTACAAAATTAAAGGTCATTGTTGAAGATAACAAGACCCACCGCCGCCTCAAAGATATAAAAGCCATCATTTCCGGAAGCGCTTTGCCGGAAGCTATCCGGGAAAAGAGTATCCGGATTTTTACCCGTCTGGCGGAGGCGGAGGCAAAGGTGCACGGTATAACTGCCGATGAAATCATCTTCCACGAAGTGGGGGCGACGGATGCCATCGTAGACGTGGTGGGTGCCGCCATAGGGCTCTGGCGGTTGGGGATCGAGGAAGCTTACGCATCGCCAGTAAATGTGGGAAGTGGGCTTGCCCAATCCGCGCACGGAGTGATACCTGTACCGGGTCCCGCAACGATGGAACTGCTCCAGGGTGTGCCCGTGTACTCGCAGGGCGTGGAAAAGGAACTCACAACCCCCACGGGGGCGGCAATTCTTACCACCTGCTGCAGCGCCTTCGGGGATATACCGCCCATGCGCGTCATCGTCAGCGGTTACGGTGCCGGTGACCATGATCTTGCCATTCCCAACCTGCTGCGTGTGACCATAGGGGAAAAACTGTCCGGGAACAGCCCTGCCGCCGGCGCTATGACCGAGGGCGGTTATCATCAGGCGCCCGCTCTGATGTTGGAGGCCAACATCGATGACATGAATCCGGAGTTTTACGATTACCTGATTTCCGAATTGCTTGAGGCCGGCGCCATGGATGTTTTTCTGCAGACGATCCAGATGAAGAAAAACCGTCCGGCGGTAACTTTATGCGTCCTCATCGGACCTGAGGACCTGGATAAGTTCGGCAAGCGTATATTTGCCGAAACCACCACCCTCGGTTTCAGGGTTTATCCCGTAACCAAGTACATGCTGCCCTATGAAACAATTGCCCTAAAAACCAGCCTGGGGCATGCGAGGGTTAAGATCGTCCGCCGGCAGGGGAAGATTTGCAACGTGGCCCCCGAATACGAAGACTGCCGCAAGCTGGCAAGAGAAAACAAAATACCCCTGAAAGAAGTTTACGATCGCATCAAATGTGAAACCCACCTTCTGTGCCAATATAAGTGA